CAATTTGCCAGTATTCCAGCTCTGAAGGTGTCGGACGGCTGAAGATCTCAATCAGAACCGTCACTTTACCACTGGCTTCATCAATGGCATCAATCGTGCCTTCGAAGCCTTCAAACGCACCATCTTTAATTTTGACGACATCGCCTGTCTGGAAATCCAGTTTAATTTTGACAGGTGTTTCTTCCTTGGTCTCTTCACGACCCAGCATACGGGAAATCTCATGCTCCTGCATCGGGATCGGCTGACCAGCGGCCCCGGTAAAGTCACCAACGCCATTCGTTGACCGCACCAGATACCAACTGTCATCGTTCAACTCCACCTGGATCATCAGATAACCAGGATAGAGCTTGCGTTCATAAACGCGCTTCTTGCCACCTTTTGTTTCAACAACTTTTTCAGTGGGGATGATAATTTCCCCAAAGTACTCCTCCAGGCCGTCCCGCTTAATTCCCCGCAACAGGGCATCACGAATCGATTTTTCGCGATTGCTTTGTACCTTCAGTACGTACCACTGCCGCTTCTCTGATCCCTCCGAATTTTCAGAGGTTGGTTCAGAACCCGAATCATTACTCATGAGACACCTTCAATCAGACCTTCGACGACAACAAAAGCCCTGATTTAATTCGAATGCGACAAACAAAGAGACCGTCAAAAACCGGAATCGCCCATAATGAGCAGGAAGACCATTTTATTCAAGAAGCAGAGATCAAAAAATCTCTGTTATTCGCTGAATGCCAGGCATATTCTGCTTCAAATCCTGAGAAAGCCGATCAACTGGAAGAGGGCCTGCCAGAACAGATCGAATGCCAGCAGCAGAAACGCCAACAGAAACATGACCACAATCACGACTGTCGTCGAACGCCACAGCTGCTCCTTGGTTGCCCAAGTCACCTTGCTCACCTCGGCTTCCACCGAAATCAGGAAGTCAGCAAACCGGGGAAAATTCACCAGACGGTATGCCAACCATGCGGAAATCACGACCACTCCGACCGCAATCCCCTTCTGCAGCCCTGCAGACATCCCCAGGGGCAAAACGTTATACAGCGAATAGGCGCCAAAAATCGCCACAGCCACCAGGCCGATCGCAGTTAACTGACGCACCAGGCGCCCCTGATTCCTTTTATATAAACCACCACTAACCAGAGTGGCAGAAAATGCTTGTTCCGATTTGGATTTAGCCATGAGACCGACTTACTAACTAGCAGATACCTATGGTGTGAACCACTGGAACCGCAAACCTGCTTTCCTGAGCCAACACCTGGCTGAAACTCAATCAGCCAACGCCGACATCAACAGTAAAACTTTAATAAACACGGGCGGAGGGACTTGAACCCCCAACCGCTGGATTTGGAATCCAGTGCTCTGCCAATTGAGCTACACCCGTCCACAACATTGAACTGACCAAACAGATTTGACCACCGGAAGTAACTCAAAACAACGCACACCAGCTCACAAAATCCCGGTCAGCAAGCCTTATTTCTTGCGCGACTCTTTGTGCAATGTGTGACGCCGCAGCTTGGGGCAGTATTTCATCAATGAAAGCCGCTCAGTGCCGCGAGTCTCCTTACTGACCCGATAGTTTCTCATACCAGTCTCAGTACACTCTAACCAAACATATTCACGTGCCATAACAGCCCTCAGCCCCCACGGACATCAATTTCACAAATCAACTGTAACTTGAAGATGTCCACCCCGCCAAAACAGGGTGGACACCACTTATCTTCAAACCGAAGCGATCGTTCGACTACTCGACGATCTTGGTAACCACACCAGAACCGACGGTACGACCACCTTCGCGAATCGCGAAACGGCTACCTTCGGACATGGCGATTGGCTTACCGAGCTCAACTTCAACTTCAACGTTATCACCAGGCATACACATTTCTGCGCCACCCCGCAGCGTGGTTGAACCGGTTACGTCAGTAGTACGGAAGTAGAACTGCGGACGATACCCGTTGAAGAACGGAGTATGACGACCACCTTCTTCTTTGCTCAGTACGTACACCTGACCTTCGAACTTGGTATGCGGAGGAATGGAACCGGGAGCAGCCAGAACCTGACCACGCTCGACGTCTTCCTTCTTGGTACCACGCAGCAGGATACCAACGTTGTCACCAGCCAGACCCTGATCCAGAGTCTTCTGGAACATTTCAACACCGGTACAGGTTGTTTCCTGAGTGTCACGCAGACCGACGATTTCAACCTTGTCACCAACGTTGATCTTACCAGCTTCGATACGACCGGTTACCACGGTACCACGACCAGCGATAGAGAACACGTCTTCGATCGCCATCAGGAATGGCTTGTCTGCTTCACGCTCGGGGGCGGGAATGTCGGCATCGAGAGCATCCATCAGCTCACCAATACAGGCGTTGAATTTTTCGTCGCCGGGGTTATCCAGAGCACCTTTGGCGTTACCACGAACGATGGTAATGTCATCGCCGGGGAAACCGTACTTGGTCAGCAGCTCACGAATTTCCATTTCAACCAGCTCGAGCAGCTCTTCGTCATCAACCAGGTCACACTTGTTGAGGAAGACAACCAGAGCAGGCACGTCAACCTGACGGGCCAGCAGGATGTGCTCACGAGTCTGGGGCATGGGACCATCAGCAGCAGACACAACCAGGATTGCACCATCCATCTGGGCAGCACC
The nucleotide sequence above comes from Gimesia sp.. Encoded proteins:
- the nusG gene encoding transcription termination/antitermination protein NusG, yielding MSNDSGSEPTSENSEGSEKRQWYVLKVQSNREKSIRDALLRGIKRDGLEEYFGEIIIPTEKVVETKGGKKRVYERKLYPGYLMIQVELNDDSWYLVRSTNGVGDFTGAAGQPIPMQEHEISRMLGREETKEETPVKIKLDFQTGDVVKIKDGAFEGFEGTIDAIDEASGKVTVLIEIFSRPTPSELEYWQIEKV
- the rpmG gene encoding 50S ribosomal protein L33, giving the protein MAREYVWLECTETGMRNYRVSKETRGTERLSLMKYCPKLRRHTLHKESRKK
- the secE gene encoding preprotein translocase subunit SecE; amino-acid sequence: MRQLTAIGLVAVAIFGAYSLYNVLPLGMSAGLQKGIAVGVVVISAWLAYRLVNFPRFADFLISVEAEVSKVTWATKEQLWRSTTVVIVVMFLLAFLLLAFDLFWQALFQLIGFLRI
- the tuf gene encoding elongation factor Tu codes for the protein MAKEVFERTKPHVNVGTIGHIDHGKTTLTASLLAVQAHKGLAELKSYADVAKGGTVRDETKTVTIAVSHVEYESETRHYAHIDCPGHADYIKNMITGAAQMDGAILVVSAADGPMPQTREHILLARQVDVPALVVFLNKCDLVDDEELLELVEMEIRELLTKYGFPGDDITIVRGNAKGALDNPGDEKFNACIGELMDALDADIPAPEREADKPFLMAIEDVFSIAGRGTVVTGRIEAGKINVGDKVEIVGLRDTQETTCTGVEMFQKTLDQGLAGDNVGILLRGTKKEDVERGQVLAAPGSIPPHTKFEGQVYVLSKEEGGRHTPFFNGYRPQFYFRTTDVTGSTTLRGGAEMCMPGDNVEVEVELGKPIAMSEGSRFAIREGGRTVGSGVVTKIVE